From Ignavibacterium sp.:
CAATTTATTTAATGTGTTCAACGAAAAGTTTTTACGCAAAAGATTTTGAAATGCTGAACTTTAATGCTTCAGAATTTGAAGTGAAAGGTTTGTTCAACGGAATTACTTCGGACAAGGTAAGAGTTTATTATAACTCCGCTGAATCAAAGAAATATTATTTTCTTAATGAAAAGCTTGTAAATAAATCTTCTGATGTAATCGGAAAATTTCCTGTTGTTACTCTTACTCCGGATGATCATTCAATTACGCAAGGAGCTCCGGCAGAAAGAAGAAGATTTGTTGATTCGGTGATATCTCAGGCAAGTAAAGCTTATCTTAAAATTCTGATTGATTACAATAAAACATTAAAGCATCGCGCAGTTGTTTTAGCAAAACTTTCGGAAAGAATAATTCCTTCTCTGCTTGATGAACTTGATGCCTGGACAGAAAATCTTATTAACAACGGAGCTGAAATAATTTCTCATAGAAAAAATTTTATCAATAGCTTTAATGATTACCTTAAGCAATCATATTATAAGATTATGGGAAATGATGAATTGCCTGAAATAAAGTATCAGACAATTGATGTTGATGATTCAGAAAATATTAAAATGAAACTAACAGAATTACTAATTCAGAATAAAGATAATGAAATAAGACGAGGCACCAATCTGATTGGTCCACATCGGGATGATTTTATTTTCGAGATTAATGGAATAAACTTAAAAACATTTGGTTCTCAGGGACAGAATAAAACTTTTCAAACAGTTTTAAGATTTGCAGAATTTTTTTATCTGAAAGATATCACCGGCAACACACCAATTTTTTTACTCGATGATGTTTTTGGTGAACTTGATGCTTTCAGAGCTTCAAAAGTAAGTGAATATCTTAAAGAAGTAGGACAAGCATTTATAACACTCACTGACTTTGCAAATTTCAAATACCTGAGTAAATCAGAAACAGATGTTGTGATTAAACTTCAGGATGGCGAGCCCGTTTATGCCTGATTCATTTAAATCTATAAAAGAAATAATTGAATCATCTCCGGAGCTGAAGAACATTAAACAACTTATAGACGACGGAGATATTGTTAAAGATTTTCACAAAATATTTCCTGAATTCAAAACTGTGGTTAAAGCTGTAAAGTGTATTAAACAAACTTTAACATTGAAATCAGATAATCCGACAGTTCGGAATGAACTTAAATTCCGCGAGAAAGAAATTATAGAAAAAATTAA
This genomic window contains:
- the recF gene encoding DNA replication and repair protein RecF (All proteins in this family for which functions are known are DNA-binding proteins that assist the filamentation of RecA onto DNA for the initiation of recombination or recombinational repair.); the protein is MILSLMELRNFRKHINTNLRFSEGLNYIVGGNGIGKTTVLEAIYLMCSTKSFYAKDFEMLNFNASEFEVKGLFNGITSDKVRVYYNSAESKKYYFLNEKLVNKSSDVIGKFPVVTLTPDDHSITQGAPAERRRFVDSVISQASKAYLKILIDYNKTLKHRAVVLAKLSERIIPSLLDELDAWTENLINNGAEIISHRKNFINSFNDYLKQSYYKIMGNDELPEIKYQTIDVDDSENIKMKLTELLIQNKDNEIRRGTNLIGPHRDDFIFEINGINLKTFGSQGQNKTFQTVLRFAEFFYLKDITGNTPIFLLDDVFGELDAFRASKVSEYLKEVGQAFITLTDFANFKYLSKSETDVVIKLQDGEPVYA
- a CDS encoding DciA family protein; the protein is MPDSFKSIKEIIESSPELKNIKQLIDDGDIVKDFHKIFPEFKTVVKAVKCIKQTLTLKSDNPTVRNELKFREKEIIEKINSFYKQERVTRIKFSNK